The following are from one region of the Noviherbaspirillum sedimenti genome:
- a CDS encoding type II toxin-antitoxin system RatA family toxin, with protein MAVVHKSVLLPFSAEQMFVLVNGIEEYPKFLPWCGGTEILRREENKVVASIAINYHGVKHSFTTENVNLPSSTIRMTLVEGPFRHLDGTWTFKPLRADACKVELDLHYEFASKLLDKMIGPVFHMIANNMVEAFCQRAEAVYV; from the coding sequence ATGGCAGTAGTGCATAAATCCGTCCTGTTGCCATTCAGTGCCGAGCAAATGTTCGTACTGGTGAATGGCATCGAAGAATATCCGAAATTCCTCCCGTGGTGTGGCGGCACCGAGATTTTGCGGCGGGAGGAAAACAAGGTGGTGGCGAGTATTGCCATCAATTACCACGGCGTGAAGCATTCCTTCACCACCGAGAATGTCAACCTGCCGTCGTCCACGATCAGGATGACGCTGGTGGAAGGGCCGTTTCGTCATCTCGATGGTACCTGGACTTTCAAGCCCTTGCGCGCCGATGCCTGCAAGGTGGAACTGGATCTGCATTATGAGTTTGCCAGCAAGTTGCTGGACAAGATGATCGGCCCGGTATTCCATATGATCGCCAACAACATGGTCGAGGCTTTTTGCCAGCGCGCCGAGGCCGTCTATGTCTGA
- a CDS encoding RnfH family protein, whose amino-acid sequence MSDTVEMLQVQVCYARPDAIFLEELTFTAGTTLEQAIRASGILARAPEIDLAVCKLGIFGKLKPLETILRDRDRIEIYRPLQADPKEARRRRVVKKEKTR is encoded by the coding sequence ATGTCTGATACCGTCGAAATGCTGCAGGTGCAGGTCTGCTATGCCAGGCCGGATGCGATTTTCCTGGAAGAGCTGACCTTCACTGCGGGTACGACGCTGGAACAGGCAATCCGCGCCAGCGGGATACTGGCGCGCGCACCGGAAATCGACCTCGCGGTTTGCAAGCTTGGCATTTTTGGCAAGCTCAAGCCGCTGGAGACGATCTTGCGCGACCGCGACCGCATTGAAATTTATCGTCCCCTGCAGGCGGACCCAAAAGAGGCGCGGCGCCGGCGTGTCGTCAAAAAGGAAAAAACCCGCTGA
- a CDS encoding DUF4124 domain-containing protein produces MQFIPVKQLAASLVLCAFASVAWAQYVWTDEKGAKQFSDMPPPASVPKNRILKQPGGAFAAPVTATASASAAPANADDAAPKTPLSTAEKNADFMKRRTEQAEKDKKAASEAQAARDKAQNCDKARKYQSALASGQRMASTDSNGERVFLEDEQRSREMRETNRILADCK; encoded by the coding sequence ATGCAATTCATCCCGGTTAAGCAGCTTGCCGCAAGCCTGGTCCTGTGCGCATTTGCCTCCGTCGCTTGGGCGCAATATGTCTGGACCGACGAGAAAGGTGCCAAACAGTTTTCCGACATGCCGCCGCCGGCATCGGTGCCGAAAAACAGGATCCTGAAGCAACCGGGCGGTGCATTCGCCGCCCCCGTCACGGCCACAGCGAGTGCCTCAGCGGCGCCAGCCAATGCAGACGACGCTGCGCCGAAGACCCCGCTCAGCACAGCGGAGAAAAACGCCGATTTCATGAAACGCCGCACCGAACAGGCCGAAAAGGACAAGAAAGCTGCCAGCGAGGCCCAGGCTGCCCGCGACAAGGCGCAAAATTGCGATAAAGCCCGGAAATATCAAAGTGCACTGGCATCCGGCCAACGCATGGCCAGTACGGACAGCAATGGCGAAAGGGTATTTCTGGAAGATGAACAGCGCAGCCGCGAAATGCGCGAAACCAACCGCATCCTGGCCGACTGCAAATAA
- the guaB gene encoding IMP dehydrogenase: MRLLQKALTFDDVLLVPAYSDILPKDTSLTTRLTRNITLNIPLLSAAMDTVTEARLAIAMAQEGGIGIIHKNMPAREQAREVLKVKRFESGVVRDPITIPPHMKIRDVMALSEQHGISGFPVVEGKTVVGIITNRDLRFEEELDAEAHAKMTPREKLVYVKEGEDLAEAKRLMNKHRLERVLVIDDAYELRGLITVKDIQKATEHPFAAKDEHGKLRVGAAVSVGVDNEERIDLLVKAGVDVLIVDTAHGHSKGVLDRVKWIKTHYPQVDVIGGNIATAEAARALLEHGADGVKVGIGPGSICTTRIVAGVGVPQISAISNVAGALRGTGVPCIADGGIRYSGDIAKALAAGASTVMMGSMFAGTEEAPGEVILFQGRSYKSYRGMGSLGAMSEGSADRYFQDSSKNTDKYVPEGIEGRVPYKGSVLAILYQLVGGVRSSMGYCGCATIDELREKAEFVEISSAGMRESHVHDVQITKEAPNYRAD; encoded by the coding sequence ATGCGTCTACTTCAAAAAGCACTCACCTTCGATGATGTGCTGCTCGTCCCGGCTTATTCGGACATTCTGCCGAAAGATACTTCCCTCACTACCCGCCTGACCCGCAACATCACGCTGAACATCCCGTTGCTGTCGGCGGCGATGGATACCGTGACTGAAGCGCGCCTGGCCATCGCGATGGCGCAGGAAGGTGGCATCGGCATCATCCACAAGAATATGCCCGCCCGTGAGCAGGCCCGCGAAGTCCTGAAGGTGAAGCGTTTCGAGTCGGGCGTGGTACGCGATCCGATCACGATTCCCCCCCACATGAAAATCCGCGACGTGATGGCGCTGTCCGAACAACACGGCATCAGTGGCTTTCCGGTGGTGGAGGGCAAGACCGTCGTCGGCATCATTACCAACCGCGATTTGCGCTTTGAGGAAGAGCTGGATGCCGAAGCGCATGCGAAGATGACGCCGCGCGAAAAGCTGGTGTACGTCAAGGAAGGCGAAGACCTCGCCGAAGCCAAGCGCCTGATGAACAAGCATCGCCTGGAGCGCGTGCTGGTCATTGATGACGCCTACGAATTGCGCGGCCTGATCACGGTCAAGGATATCCAGAAGGCCACCGAGCATCCCTTTGCCGCCAAGGACGAGCACGGCAAACTGCGGGTTGGCGCGGCCGTCAGCGTCGGCGTTGACAATGAGGAGCGCATCGACCTGCTGGTCAAGGCTGGCGTGGATGTGCTGATCGTCGATACCGCGCACGGCCATTCCAAGGGCGTGCTGGACCGCGTCAAGTGGATCAAGACCCATTATCCGCAAGTCGATGTGATCGGCGGCAACATCGCCACTGCCGAAGCGGCGCGTGCATTGCTCGAACATGGCGCCGACGGCGTCAAGGTCGGCATCGGCCCCGGCTCGATCTGTACCACGCGTATCGTCGCCGGCGTCGGCGTTCCGCAGATTTCGGCGATCTCGAATGTGGCCGGCGCCTTGCGTGGTACCGGCGTCCCCTGCATTGCCGACGGCGGTATCCGCTATTCCGGCGACATTGCCAAGGCATTGGCAGCGGGCGCATCCACGGTGATGATGGGCAGCATGTTTGCCGGCACCGAGGAAGCGCCGGGCGAAGTCATCCTGTTCCAGGGCCGCAGCTACAAATCCTATCGCGGCATGGGCAGCCTCGGCGCGATGTCGGAGGGTTCGGCGGACCGCTACTTCCAGGATTCGTCAAAGAATACTGACAAGTATGTGCCTGAAGGTATCGAAGGCCGCGTTCCCTACAAGGGCAGCGTTCTGGCAATCCTGTACCAGCTGGTCGGCGGCGTGCGTTCCTCCATGGGTTATTGCGGTTGCGCCACCATCGATGAATTGCGCGAGAAGGCTGAATTCGTCGAAATCAGCTCGGCGGGCATGCGCGAATCGCACGTGCACGATGTGCAGATCACCAAGGAAGCGCCAAACTACCGGGCTGACTGA
- a CDS encoding sensor domain-containing diguanylate cyclase, producing the protein MIIAPERRSEPTSTDKLPGEEGCASREQLEQQMARIGRIGRQLFEVADCVVQFKDGCCEFPAATATQSKAEAFCASLPVPEGAVVVPDARRDAHLAAHPAVAGAPGIRFYATQPLRGQGQEVIGSVSLVDSAPRAFGQDARRLLLDLAALVERELQLQSMSVLQIALQKKNKSLRRRSLVDPLLKIWNRAAIMRILGIEADRCDKQGMPLALVVIDLDFFKKINDSHGHPAGDAVLVSVASRLRSCIGPQEALGRYGGEEFLVVLPGACHETALAVAERMRQAVAAQPEFIGATMLKLSISAGIASTVQFPSASTEELISRADVALYAAKDAGRNCVLQAMPRRA; encoded by the coding sequence ATGATCATCGCCCCTGAGCGCCGATCCGAGCCGACCTCGACAGATAAGCTGCCGGGTGAGGAAGGCTGCGCTTCGCGCGAGCAGCTGGAACAGCAGATGGCGCGCATCGGCCGCATCGGCCGGCAACTGTTTGAGGTGGCCGATTGCGTGGTGCAGTTCAAGGATGGCTGCTGCGAATTTCCGGCGGCGACAGCGACGCAAAGCAAGGCCGAGGCTTTCTGCGCCAGTCTGCCGGTGCCGGAAGGTGCTGTTGTGGTGCCGGACGCGCGGCGCGATGCGCACCTGGCGGCGCATCCCGCAGTGGCGGGGGCGCCGGGTATCCGTTTTTACGCCACCCAGCCTTTGCGCGGCCAGGGGCAGGAAGTGATTGGCAGCGTCAGCCTGGTCGATTCTGCGCCGCGCGCGTTCGGCCAGGATGCCCGGCGCCTGCTGCTCGACTTGGCGGCGCTGGTCGAGCGTGAACTGCAGCTGCAGTCGATGAGCGTATTGCAGATTGCCCTGCAAAAAAAGAACAAGAGCCTGCGTCGCCGCTCGCTGGTGGATCCCTTGCTGAAGATCTGGAACCGCGCCGCCATCATGCGCATTCTCGGCATCGAAGCGGATCGTTGCGACAAGCAGGGCATGCCGCTGGCGCTGGTGGTGATCGACCTGGATTTTTTCAAGAAGATCAACGATAGTCACGGTCATCCGGCCGGTGACGCCGTGCTGGTGAGTGTCGCCAGCCGCCTGCGTTCCTGCATCGGGCCGCAGGAAGCGCTGGGCCGTTACGGTGGCGAGGAGTTCCTTGTGGTATTGCCGGGGGCCTGCCATGAGACCGCGCTGGCCGTGGCCGAACGCATGCGGCAGGCGGTCGCGGCACAGCCCGAATTCATTGGCGCGACGATGCTCAAGCTGAGCATCAGTGCCGGTATCGCTTCCACCGTGCAGTTTCCGTCGGCCAGTACGGAAGAACTGATTAGCCGCGCCGATGTCGCTCTGTATGCGGCTAAGGATGCGGGTCGCAATTGCGTGCTTCAGGCCATGCCTAGACGCGCCTGA
- the guaA gene encoding glutamine-hydrolyzing GMP synthase: MHSKILILDFGSQVTQLIARRVRDAGVFSEVYPYDIGDDFIRNYGAAGIILSGGPNSVIEGDTPRVHQAVFEAGVPVLGICYGMQAMAAQLGGKVENGKVREFGYAEVRARGHTALLNGINDFVTEEGHGMLKVWMSHGDKVIDLPPGFKLMASTDNCPIAGMADEERKFYAVQFHPEVTHTLQGEAMLGRFVHEICGCKADWNMPDYISEAVAAIRAQVGSDEVILGLSGGVDSSVAAALIHRAIGDQLTCVFVDHGLLRLDEGKMVMDMFGKNLGVKVLHIDATEQFMGHLAGVTDPEAKRKIIGREFVEVFQVEAGKLKNAKWLAQGTIYPDVIESAGKGKKGHTIKSHHNVGGLPETLNLKLLEPLRELFKDEVRKLGVALGLPHEMVYRHPFPGPGLGVRILGEVKKEYADLLRRADAIFIEELRKTVDEDGKSWYDKTSQAFAVFLPVKSVGVMGDGRTYEYVVALRAVQTQDFMTAHWAHLPHDLLGRVSNRIINEVRGLNRVVYDISGKPPATIEWE, translated from the coding sequence ATGCATTCGAAAATCCTTATCCTTGATTTCGGTTCCCAGGTGACTCAGCTGATCGCCCGTCGCGTGCGCGATGCCGGCGTGTTTTCCGAGGTTTATCCCTATGATATCGGCGACGATTTCATTCGTAACTATGGCGCAGCCGGCATCATTCTCTCGGGCGGTCCGAATTCCGTCATCGAAGGCGATACGCCGCGCGTGCACCAGGCTGTGTTCGAGGCCGGCGTGCCGGTGTTGGGCATCTGCTACGGTATGCAGGCCATGGCGGCACAGCTGGGCGGCAAGGTGGAAAACGGCAAGGTGCGCGAATTCGGCTATGCCGAGGTGCGCGCGCGCGGCCATACGGCACTGCTGAACGGCATCAATGACTTCGTCACCGAAGAAGGCCACGGCATGCTGAAAGTATGGATGAGCCACGGCGACAAGGTGATCGACCTGCCGCCCGGCTTCAAGCTGATGGCGTCCACCGACAATTGCCCGATTGCCGGCATGGCCGACGAAGAACGCAAGTTCTACGCCGTACAGTTTCACCCGGAAGTCACGCATACCTTGCAGGGCGAGGCCATGCTGGGCCGCTTCGTGCACGAAATCTGCGGCTGCAAGGCAGACTGGAACATGCCCGACTACATTTCCGAGGCGGTGGCGGCGATCCGCGCACAGGTCGGCAGCGATGAAGTCATTCTTGGCCTTTCCGGCGGTGTCGACAGCAGCGTGGCGGCGGCATTGATCCACCGCGCCATTGGCGACCAGTTGACTTGCGTGTTCGTCGACCATGGCCTGCTGCGTCTCGACGAAGGCAAGATGGTGATGGACATGTTCGGCAAGAACCTGGGCGTCAAAGTGCTGCACATCGACGCCACCGAGCAGTTCATGGGGCACCTGGCCGGCGTGACCGACCCGGAAGCCAAGCGCAAGATCATCGGCCGCGAATTCGTCGAAGTGTTCCAGGTCGAGGCCGGCAAGCTGAAGAATGCCAAGTGGCTGGCGCAGGGCACCATCTACCCGGACGTGATCGAGTCCGCCGGCAAGGGCAAGAAGGGCCACACCATCAAGAGCCACCACAATGTCGGCGGCTTGCCCGAGACCTTGAACCTGAAGTTGCTGGAACCCTTGCGCGAACTGTTCAAGGACGAGGTGCGCAAGCTGGGCGTGGCGCTCGGTCTGCCGCATGAGATGGTGTACCGCCATCCGTTCCCGGGCCCGGGCCTGGGCGTGCGCATCCTCGGCGAAGTGAAGAAGGAATACGCCGACCTGCTGCGGCGCGCCGACGCGATCTTCATCGAGGAATTGCGCAAGACCGTCGATGAGGACGGCAAGTCCTGGTACGACAAGACCAGCCAGGCTTTTGCAGTGTTCCTGCCGGTGAAGTCGGTCGGCGTGATGGGCGATGGCCGCACCTATGAATACGTGGTGGCGCTGCGCGCGGTGCAGACCCAGGATTTCATGACCGCGCACTGGGCGCACCTGCCACACGACTTGCTGGGGCGGGTGTCGAACCGCATCATCAATGAAGTGCGGGGTTTGAACCGGGTGGTGTATGACATTTCGGGCAAGCCGCCCGCGACCATCGAGTGGGAATGA
- a CDS encoding helix-turn-helix domain-containing protein: MKKIITSLCSAIEELNRPEGESNSGIAYGTLHCYRDDTVIASSTQDTFAYLIINGAVRITQQSGVVEYSSGQYFLSSSIKGVAAHAIAIATPSPHLALRFDFTVEDVVAVLLDMEVNFTSSVLEKSASLEVGSQDQLSFLELALRIVNLAKSGGVNAFLEKHLKREMVYNIVTGPYGSSFVQDILRIRNARDIYSTNDWIRSNYKSVFAVDELAEQLNMSVTSFHRKFKAAIGMGPLQCQKQLRLVEARRLMLDEDFNVTDVALEVGYESLSQFSREYRKMFGLPPQKDIRSIRSKGTDNKS; the protein is encoded by the coding sequence GTGAAAAAAATAATAACTTCTCTATGTTCAGCAATCGAGGAGCTAAACCGGCCAGAGGGCGAGTCCAACAGCGGGATCGCTTACGGAACTCTTCATTGCTATCGGGATGACACGGTTATCGCGTCATCCACGCAGGATACCTTTGCTTATTTGATTATCAACGGCGCGGTGCGTATTACACAGCAGTCCGGCGTGGTCGAATATTCATCTGGCCAATACTTTCTATCTTCTTCCATAAAAGGCGTTGCTGCACACGCGATTGCGATTGCAACACCTTCACCCCATCTGGCACTGCGATTCGACTTTACCGTGGAAGATGTCGTTGCTGTACTGCTTGATATGGAGGTTAATTTCACTAGTTCTGTACTGGAGAAATCCGCCTCTCTAGAAGTTGGCAGCCAAGACCAATTAAGCTTTCTTGAGCTTGCACTGCGGATCGTCAATCTTGCTAAAAGCGGGGGTGTCAATGCGTTCCTGGAAAAACACCTAAAGCGTGAGATGGTCTATAACATCGTCACTGGTCCTTATGGCAGTTCGTTTGTTCAAGATATTCTTCGAATTCGGAATGCAAGGGATATTTATTCCACAAATGACTGGATAAGAAGTAACTATAAATCTGTTTTCGCTGTGGATGAGCTGGCGGAGCAGTTGAATATGAGCGTCACCAGCTTCCATAGGAAGTTCAAAGCCGCCATCGGCATGGGGCCACTGCAGTGTCAGAAACAATTGAGACTCGTGGAAGCAAGGCGTTTGATGTTGGACGAAGATTTCAATGTTACTGACGTTGCTCTGGAGGTTGGCTATGAAAGCCTTTCCCAGTTCAGTCGCGAATACAGAAAAATGTTTGGGCTTCCCCCGCAGAAGGATATACGAAGTATCCGTAGCAAAGGCACTGACAACAAGAGCTAA
- a CDS encoding alcohol dehydrogenase catalytic domain-containing protein, translating into MELVQVPIPDPKVDQILIRVQACGVCHGEAKIIEGWANSYPRIPGHEVVGVVEKLGDGATKWKVGQRVGIGWDGGHTCGHHQTTALTMDGGYAEYMVANEDALILIPEELSSEEAAPILCAGETVFSALRNSVARAGDVVAISGIGGLGHLAIQYAKKIGLYVVAISGNKDKEELARNLGAHQFIDSSTENVAEKLRELGGAKVIVATAPHGKTISSLIDGLGKDSELIIAAVADDDLGLTAMDFLKGPNTIRGTFTGKTKELESALRFSVLADVRPMIEVFPLEKAAEAYEKMMAAKTKFRAVIGVGY; encoded by the coding sequence ATGGAGCTCGTCCAGGTCCCTATTCCAGATCCAAAGGTGGATCAGATCTTGATCCGTGTGCAAGCGTGTGGTGTTTGCCATGGTGAGGCGAAGATCATCGAGGGGTGGGCTAACTCATATCCACGGATCCCCGGGCATGAGGTTGTCGGCGTTGTGGAAAAGCTGGGTGACGGCGCCACGAAATGGAAAGTAGGTCAGCGGGTCGGTATCGGCTGGGATGGCGGCCACACCTGCGGCCATCACCAAACGACGGCACTTACCATGGACGGTGGCTATGCCGAGTACATGGTGGCCAATGAAGATGCCCTGATTCTGATCCCTGAAGAGCTTTCTTCTGAAGAGGCTGCCCCGATCTTGTGCGCCGGTGAAACTGTGTTCAGTGCACTTCGCAACAGTGTGGCACGTGCGGGTGATGTCGTAGCGATTTCAGGGATCGGCGGCCTGGGGCATCTGGCAATTCAGTACGCGAAGAAAATTGGCCTGTACGTTGTCGCTATCTCGGGCAACAAGGATAAAGAAGAACTGGCGCGCAATCTGGGAGCACACCAATTTATTGACTCGTCCACTGAGAACGTGGCCGAAAAGCTCCGTGAACTTGGTGGGGCGAAGGTCATCGTGGCGACGGCGCCGCATGGCAAGACCATCTCCAGCCTTATCGATGGGCTCGGGAAAGATAGCGAATTGATCATTGCCGCAGTTGCTGACGACGATCTCGGGCTGACTGCAATGGATTTCCTCAAAGGACCGAACACCATTCGCGGGACCTTCACTGGAAAGACAAAGGAGTTGGAGTCGGCGCTTCGTTTCAGTGTATTGGCTGACGTACGGCCGATGATCGAGGTGTTTCCTTTGGAAAAAGCCGCCGAAGCTTACGAAAAGATGATGGCTGCCAAAACCAAATTCCGCGCTGTCATTGGCGTTGGCTACTGA
- a CDS encoding type II toxin-antitoxin system HicA family toxin yields MNKRTKLLEAMRNNPRDWRIDDLLSVAAQFGIECRNHGGSHHVFGYPGVDSDVSVPAHRPIKPVYIRQFLTLVNSVKELQS; encoded by the coding sequence ATGAACAAGCGAACTAAGCTGCTCGAAGCCATGCGGAACAATCCGCGAGACTGGCGGATTGACGATCTGCTTTCCGTAGCCGCACAGTTCGGAATCGAGTGCCGTAATCACGGTGGCAGTCATCACGTATTTGGCTATCCCGGCGTGGACAGTGATGTGTCCGTGCCGGCGCACCGGCCCATCAAGCCTGTCTATATCCGACAGTTTTTGACTTTAGTTAATAGCGTCAAGGAGTTGCAATCATGA
- a CDS encoding type II toxin-antitoxin system HicB family antitoxin, giving the protein MSETAIKRIAQAVPPYPFEAYAHIVSPLSSDDGGGYLITFPDLPGCMSDGETEMQAVANGRDAFASWVSARMDAGKAIPEPAYRPEPVPMASGRFITRLPKTIHAKLAQRAKAEGVSLNTLVLAFIAEGLGRKDTHA; this is encoded by the coding sequence ATGAGTGAAACCGCGATCAAGCGCATCGCCCAGGCAGTTCCGCCGTATCCGTTCGAGGCCTACGCCCACATCGTCAGCCCCTTGTCGTCGGATGATGGTGGCGGCTATCTGATCACCTTCCCGGATTTGCCCGGCTGCATGTCTGATGGCGAAACCGAGATGCAAGCTGTGGCCAATGGTCGCGATGCATTTGCATCCTGGGTGTCGGCCAGAATGGATGCCGGCAAGGCGATTCCCGAGCCGGCGTACCGCCCCGAGCCTGTGCCAATGGCGTCAGGACGATTCATTACGCGTTTGCCGAAAACGATCCATGCCAAGCTGGCCCAGCGGGCCAAGGCGGAAGGCGTGAGTCTGAATACGCTGGTGCTGGCCTTTATTGCCGAAGGATTGGGACGCAAGGATACACATGCCTGA
- the queE gene encoding 7-carboxy-7-deazaguanine synthase, giving the protein MTYSVKEIFYTLQGEGTHAGRPAVFCRFSGCNLWSGRESDRASAVCKFCDTDFVGTDGERGGKYPGAQQLADAIDSLWPDTHAASKYVVFTGGEPLLQLDTPLIDAVHAAGFEIAIETNGTLPVPPGVDWICVSPKIGSELVQRSGNELKVVIPQVGQSLQDYETLDFQHFYVQPMDGPQQEANTRLAIDTCKRNPHWKLSLQTHKLLQIP; this is encoded by the coding sequence GTGACTTATAGTGTCAAAGAGATTTTTTACACCCTGCAGGGTGAAGGCACGCATGCCGGCAGGCCGGCGGTGTTTTGCCGTTTTTCCGGCTGCAATCTGTGGTCCGGACGCGAGAGCGACCGCGCCAGCGCCGTCTGCAAGTTTTGCGATACCGATTTCGTTGGCACCGATGGCGAACGAGGTGGCAAGTATCCCGGTGCGCAGCAACTCGCGGACGCCATCGACAGCCTCTGGCCCGACACACATGCCGCCAGCAAGTACGTGGTATTTACCGGCGGCGAACCACTTTTGCAACTGGATACGCCGCTGATCGATGCCGTGCATGCAGCCGGATTCGAGATCGCCATCGAGACCAACGGCACCCTGCCAGTGCCTCCCGGGGTGGACTGGATATGCGTCAGTCCCAAGATCGGCTCCGAGCTGGTGCAGAGGAGCGGCAATGAATTGAAGGTGGTGATTCCGCAGGTCGGCCAGTCCCTGCAGGATTATGAAACGCTGGATTTCCAGCATTTTTACGTGCAGCCCATGGACGGCCCGCAGCAGGAAGCCAATACGCGCCTGGCCATCGACACCTGCAAGCGCAATCCGCACTGGAAATTGAGCTTGCAAACCCATAAACTGCTGCAAATACCCTGA
- the queD gene encoding 6-carboxytetrahydropterin synthase QueD has product MLTITRKLEFDAGHRIPDHKSQCRNLHGHRYTLEITLMGEIIREEGSSDQGMIMDFSDVKALAKQHLVDVWDHAFLVYAKDEKVREFLQSLPGHKTVVIDSIPTVENLAQTAFDILKAAYQDHYGTGLRLHKLVLHETPNCWAEITE; this is encoded by the coding sequence ATGTTGACCATAACCCGCAAGCTGGAATTCGATGCCGGACACCGGATTCCCGACCACAAGAGCCAGTGCCGCAACCTGCACGGCCACCGCTATACCCTGGAAATCACCCTGATGGGTGAAATAATCCGGGAAGAGGGCAGCTCCGACCAAGGCATGATCATGGATTTTTCGGACGTAAAAGCCCTGGCCAAGCAGCATCTGGTCGATGTCTGGGACCATGCATTCCTGGTATATGCCAAGGATGAAAAGGTGCGCGAATTCCTGCAATCGCTGCCGGGCCACAAGACGGTCGTCATCGACAGCATTCCGACCGTGGAAAACCTGGCGCAAACGGCGTTTGACATCCTCAAGGCCGCTTACCAGGACCATTATGGCACCGGCCTGCGCCTGCACAAGCTGGTCTTGCATGAAACGCCCAACTGCTGGGCCGAAATTACCGAATAA
- the tadA gene encoding tRNA adenosine(34) deaminase TadA, with the protein MRDLIYMRQALDQAHNAWALGEVPVGAVVVHEDRVIATGFNQPIGTHDPTAHAEIMALRAAAAILGNYRLPGCELFVTLEPCAMCAGAMMHARLARVVFGATDPKTGTCGSIVNLFEQEKLNHQTELTGGVLATECGQLLKEFFAERRAIQQQQKAAQLDGA; encoded by the coding sequence ATGCGCGACCTGATCTACATGCGCCAGGCGCTCGACCAGGCGCACAATGCCTGGGCCCTGGGCGAGGTGCCGGTCGGCGCGGTGGTGGTACATGAAGACCGCGTGATTGCCACCGGCTTCAACCAGCCGATCGGCACCCATGACCCGACCGCGCATGCGGAAATCATGGCGCTGCGGGCAGCCGCCGCCATCCTCGGCAATTACCGCCTGCCGGGTTGCGAGCTGTTCGTGACCCTGGAACCGTGCGCCATGTGCGCCGGCGCCATGATGCATGCGCGCCTGGCGCGCGTGGTGTTCGGCGCGACCGACCCCAAGACAGGCACCTGCGGTTCCATCGTCAATCTGTTCGAGCAGGAAAAGCTGAATCACCAAACCGAACTGACCGGCGGCGTATTGGCGACCGAATGCGGGCAATTGCTGAAGGAGTTCTTTGCCGAGCGGCGTGCAATCCAGCAGCAGCAAAAGGCGGCGCAACTGGATGGAGCTTGA
- the ldcA gene encoding muramoyltetrapeptide carboxypeptidase, whose protein sequence is MSLSMFAIPDGLGIAIVAPGGYPPDEAALARGIALLERQGCLVHNYYDPAEKFQRFGATDNGRAAQLHAAADDPDIQIVMALRGGYGMSRILPMLDLSILANSGKLFVGHSDFTALHMALLAHSGAVSFAGPMVCGDFGSAAPSDFTLSHFWQCLGQSRHAVTVATPNNPAIEAEGRLWGGNLAMLTHLLGTPYFPDIEDGILFVEDVNEHPYRVERMLLQLLHAGVLARQQAILLGDFSSYRLSDYDNGYDFNAMLQYVRSRVATPILTGLPFGHIADKLTLPVGCQAQIVSQKNELQLAITGYPALRSCG, encoded by the coding sequence ATGAGTCTATCGATGTTCGCCATTCCGGACGGGCTCGGCATCGCCATCGTGGCGCCGGGCGGTTATCCTCCCGACGAGGCGGCGCTGGCGCGCGGCATCGCGCTGCTGGAGCGGCAGGGCTGCCTGGTGCACAACTACTACGATCCCGCGGAAAAATTCCAGCGTTTCGGCGCTACCGATAATGGCCGCGCGGCGCAGTTGCATGCCGCCGCCGACGATCCTGATATACAGATCGTGATGGCCTTGCGCGGCGGCTATGGCATGTCGCGCATCCTGCCCATGCTGGATTTATCCATCCTGGCCAACAGCGGCAAGCTGTTCGTTGGTCATAGCGATTTCACCGCCTTGCACATGGCGCTTTTGGCGCATAGCGGCGCAGTCAGTTTCGCCGGGCCGATGGTCTGTGGCGATTTTGGCAGCGCTGCCCCGAGCGACTTTACACTTTCGCATTTCTGGCAATGTCTGGGCCAGTCGCGTCATGCGGTCACGGTGGCGACGCCGAATAATCCGGCGATCGAGGCCGAAGGGCGCCTGTGGGGCGGCAACCTGGCGATGCTGACGCATCTGCTCGGCACGCCATATTTCCCGGACATCGAGGATGGCATCCTGTTCGTAGAGGATGTCAACGAGCATCCCTACCGGGTCGAACGCATGCTCTTGCAATTGCTGCATGCGGGTGTGCTGGCGCGGCAGCAGGCGATTCTGCTGGGCGATTTTTCCAGTTACCGCCTGAGCGATTACGACAATGGCTATGATTTCAATGCCATGCTGCAGTATGTGCGCTCGCGCGTGGCCACACCGATCCTGACCGGCTTGCCCTTCGGCCATATCGCCGATAAATTGACCCTGCCGGTCGGTTGCCAGGCGCAAATTGTTTCACAAAAAAATGAACTGCAGCTCGCGATAACCGGCTATCCGGCGTTGCGGTCCTGCGGCTGA